The following coding sequences lie in one Sesamum indicum cultivar Zhongzhi No. 13 linkage group LG9, S_indicum_v1.0, whole genome shotgun sequence genomic window:
- the LOC105170909 gene encoding zinc finger CCCH domain-containing protein 46 isoform X1, with product MDAYEATKLVMTRIQSLDPENATRIMGYILIQDRGEEEMIRLAFGPESLLLSLINQAKAYLGLPSNTPSPKPLTPLASPISPNSPFPQTSPRILIPNNNGFHLGNPSSTSYPRNSPRPVSYAAVLNGSTTCSNSDSSNGPGSPSLHFYGGNDFGDEFLNGGGPVQRQVQDQLPFLDDSVVDPIMSPSGRSDSLMFPYGEDLNSIPSPHPHPFHRGDCSVNDAAFLSNLEEVGGGGSGFGWRPCMYFARGFCKNGSSCKFLHSDIGGGEAIEVGSPSSMFDEFLRMKALQQQQQQQRFALMSPRGHHPFPYNKRMSFLNENLRHDYSSMGLAAGASPSSRQIYLTFPADSTFKEEDVSSYFSMFGPVEDVRIPYQQKRMFGFVTFAYPETVRLILAKGNPHFLCDSRVLVKPYKEKGKIPDRKQLQQQHQHLERGEYSPCLSPSGIDSRELFDLPIGSRMFLSTQEMLRRRLEQETFELQSRRMMSLQLMELRNQHHNNHFLPGLPAGVPVSSPRSSELLMSQNFIASSDATNQDSVQADNEKLLLEETKKSTTTSNITDGNWHQNVDDDDSYLPKSSLEHILPDNLFASPTKLAAERRTIFSHASTEAVDTTTPVTSSNNTPVLTSSSPPSKASTPFSRTTSH from the exons ATGGATGCTTACGAGGCTACAAAACTAGTGATGACAAGGATCCAGAGTTTGGATCCGGAAAACGCTACAAGAATCATGGGTTATATACTGATACAAGACCGAGGGGAGGAGGAGATGATAAGGTTAGCCTTTGGCCCTGAGTCCCTCTTGTTATCTCTCATCAACCAAGCAAAGGCCTATTTGGGGCTTCCTTCAAATACCCCTTCTCCAAAACCTTTAACTCCTCTCGCGAGTCCCATTAGCCCGAACAGCCCTTTCCCTCAAACTTCACCAAGAATCTTGATACCGAATAATAATGGGTTTCATTTGGGGAATCCCTCTTCAACCTCTTATCCAAGAAATAGTCCCCGGCCCGTTTCTTATGCAGCTGTGCTTAATGGTTCTACTACTTGTAGCAACAGTGATAGTAGTAATGGTCCAGGCTCACCAAGTTTGCATTTCTATGGCGGTAATGATTTTGGGGACGAGTTCTTGAACGGCGGTGGGCCAGTGCAACGTCAAGTTCAGGATCAGTTACCATTCCTAGACGATTCAGTGGTGGATCCAATAATGAGTCCGAGTGGGAGGAGTGATTCTTTGATGTTCCCTTATGGTGAGGATTTGAACAGCATTCCATCTCCTCATCCCCACCCATTTCACCGGGGGGATTGTTCTGTAAATGATGCTGCTTTTCTTTCTAATCTTGAAGAAGTGGGTGGTGGTGGAAGTGGATTTGGATGGAGACCTTGCATGTACTTTGCAAGAGGGTTTTGCAAAAATGGAAGTTCTTGCAAGTTCTTGCACAGTGATATTGGTGGTGGTGAAGCAATTGAGGTGGGGTCTCCAAGTTCAATGTTTGATGAGTTCTTGAGAATGAAAGCCcttcagcagcagcagcagcagcagagaTTTGCACTCATGTCTCCCAGAGGTCATCATCCTTTTCCTTACAACAAGCGCATGAGCTTTCTGAACGAAAATCTGAG GCATGACTATTCTTCAATGGGATTGGCTGCTGGTGCAAGTCCAAGCTCCCGGCAAATTTACTTGACGTTTCCAGCTGACAGTACATTCAAGGAAGAAGATGTTTCCAGTTACTTTAG CATGTTTGGACCGGTGGAAGATGTTAGAATTCCATACCAGCAGAAACGAATGTTTGGGTTCGTTACATTTGCCTACCCAGAGACTGTAAGACTCATTTTGGCTAAAGGGAACCCTCACTTTTTGTGTGATTCTCGTGTGCTTGTCAAACCATACAAGGAGAAAGGAAAGATCCCGGACAG GAAACAGTTGCAGCAACAACATCAACACCTGGAGAGGGGGGAGTATTCACCTTGTTTAAGCCCGTCTGGGATTGATTCCAGGGAGCTATTTGATCTCCCTATTG GATCAAGAATGTTTCTGAGTACACAAGAGATGCTTAGGAGAAGATTGGAGCAGGAAACCTTTGAACTTCAAAGTAGGAGGATGATGAGTTTACAACTGATGGAACTGAGAAATCAGCACCATAACAATCATTTTCTGCCAGGCCTGCCGGCTGGTGTCCCGGTTTCCTCTCCAAGATCGTCTGAGTTGCTGATGagtcaaaattttattgcttCTTCGGATGCTACTAATCAAGATAGCGTGCAAG CTGACAATGAGAAGCTGCTGTTAGAAGAAACTAAAAaatccaccaccacctccaacATCACTGATGGCAACTGGCACCAGAATGTCGATGATGACGACTCTTATCTCCCCAAAAG CAGTTTGGAGCATATCCTACCCGATAACCTTTTTGCCTCTCCAACAAAATTAGCCGCTGAACGTAGGACCATTTTCTCTCATGCTTCAACTGAAGCTGTTGATACCACCACACCAGTAACATCCTCTAACAACACCCCTGTGCTAACTAGCAGTTCTCCACCCAGCAAGGCTTCTACACCCTTCTCCCGAACGACGAG CCATTGA
- the LOC105170907 gene encoding RNA-binding protein 8A: MASAEAEAVDFEPEDDDLMDEDVGDGSPNRGAAASIPRLKSAITGGGSSAPKKTKGRGFRDEAAAEADRHARMSARFDSLDSEGGPGPERSIEGWIILVTGVHEEAQEDDLQNAFGEFGEIKNLHLNLDRRTGFVKGYALIEFEKFDEAQRAISEMDGTELLTQTLNVDWAFSKGPFRRRNMRRRSPRGHRSRSPRRRF; this comes from the exons ATGGCGAGCGCGGAAGCGGAAGCGGTCGATTTCGAGCCTGAGGATGACGATCTCATGGACGAGGACGTCGGCGACGGTTCCCCCAATCGAGGTGCCGCCGCCAGTATTCCTAGGTTGAAGTCCGCCATCACCGGAGGTGGCTCATCGGCCCCGAAGAAGACTAAGGGCCGTGGGTTCCGAGACGAGGCGGCGGCGGAAGCTGACCGTCATGCTCGCATGTCTGCTCGCTTTGACTCTCTCGACTCCGAGGGTGGCCCTGGCCCGGAGCGAT CTATTGAAGGATGGATTATTCTAGTTACTGGAGTTCACGAAGAGGCGCAAGAGGACGATCTACAAAATGCATTTGGTGAATTTGGAGAAATAAAGAACTTGCACTTGAATCTTGATCGTCGAACAGGATTTGTCAAG GGCTATGCTCTGATTGAATTTGAGAAGTTTGATGAGGCACAAAGAGCTATAAGTGAGATGGATGGAACTGAGCTGCTCACCCAGACTCTAAATGTTGATTGGGCATTCAGCAAAGGCCCATTCAGGAGAAGGAACATGAGGAGGAG ATCACCTCGTGGTCATCGTTCTAGGAGTCCAAGGAGGAGATTTTGA
- the LOC105171140 gene encoding glucan endo-1,3-beta-glucosidase-like: MSTKSSSVAPLDYLSFLYLLVFFAAVSAVMCQSNQGSIGVCNGRLGSDLPPEQEVVELYKTSGIKRMRIYDPNQATLTALQGSGIELVLDVPNADLESLQSDATHWVQTNVVQYFPATRIRYIAVGNEVDPEKETSGFVPLVLPAMQNIYKALSQFGLQDQIKVSTATYSALLMNTSPPSNAIFKDMAFMEPIISFLAQTRAPLLANIYPYFAYIYSQGVELPYALFTAPGVVVQDGPYGYQNLFDAMVDGVYSALEKAGGGDVEVVVSESGWPSDGGVAATRENAETYYRNLIDHVKRGSPKRPGKAIETYLFAMFDENNKPGEKSEQHFGLFYPNKQPKYQFILNNV; this comes from the exons ATGTCCACAAAATCTTCATCGGTAGCACCACTAGATTACCTTTCCTTCCTCTACTTGCTGGTCTTCTTTGCAGCAGTGTCTGCTGTGATGTGCCAGTCCAACCAAG GATCCATCGGAGTGTGCAATGGCCGTCTCGGCTCTGACTTACCGCCCGAACAGGAAGTTGTCGAGCTCTACAAAACCAGCGGCATCAAGAGAATGAGAATCTACGACCCCAACCAAGCAACTCTCACAGCCCTCCAGGGATCAGGCATAGAACTCGTGCTTGACGTCCCTAACGCGGACCTTGAATCCCTTCAATCCGATGCAACACATTGGGTCCAAACTAACGTCGTGCAATACTTTCCAGCGACCAGAATACGTTACATCGCTGTGGGGAACGAAGTAGACCCTGAAAAAGAGACGTCAGGTTTCGTCCCGTTGGTTCTCCCCGCCATGCAGAACATATACAAAGCACTCTCACAATTCGGCCTGCAGGACCAAATCAAGGTCTCAACCGCCACATATTCCGCCCTGTTGATGAACACTTCTCCGCCCTCGAACGCTATCTTCAAGGATATGGCCTTCATGGAGCCCATCATAAGTTTCTTGGCACAAACCAGAGCTCCACTTCTTGCCAACATATACCCTTACTTCGCCTATATTTACAGTCAAGGCGTGGAGCTTCCATACGCTTTGTTCACTGCTCCAGGAGTAGTCGTCCAGGACGGCCCATACGGATACCAAAACCTGTTTGATGCAATGGTGGATGGAGTGTATTCTGCTCTGGAAAAAGCCGGAGGGGGCGACGTTGAGGTCGTCGTTTCTGAGAGCGGATGGCCGTCCGACGGTGGCGTTGCAGCGACAAGGGAGAATGCAGAGACTTACTACAGGAATCTGATTGATCACGTGAAGAGAGGCAGCCCGAAGAGGCCGGGGAAAGCCATCGAGACATACTTGTTTGCCATGTTCGATGAAAACAACAAGCCGGGAGAAAAGAGTGAGCAGCATTTCGGGCTGTTTTATCCTAACAAGCAGCCCAAGTACCAATTTATCCTCAACAATGTGTAA
- the LOC105170909 gene encoding zinc finger CCCH domain-containing protein 46 isoform X2 — MDAYEATKLVMTRIQSLDPENATRIMGYILIQDRGEEEMIRLAFGPESLLLSLINQAKAYLGLPSNTPSPKPLTPLASPISPNSPFPQTSPRILIPNNNGFHLGNPSSTSYPRNSPRPVSYAAVLNGSTTCSNSDSSNGPGSPSLHFYGGNDFGDEFLNGGGPVQRQVQDQLPFLDDSVVDPIMSPSGRSDSLMFPYGEDLNSIPSPHPHPFHRGDCSVNDAAFLSNLEEVGGGGSGFGWRPCMYFARGFCKNGSSCKFLHSDIGGGEAIEVGSPSSMFDEFLRMKALQQQQQQQRFALMSPRGHHPFPYNKRMSFLNENLRHDYSSMGLAAGASPSSRQIYLTFPADSTFKEEDVSSYFSMFGPVEDVRIPYQQKRMFGFVTFAYPETVRLILAKGNPHFLCDSRVLVKPYKEKGKIPDRKQLQQQHQHLERGEYSPCLSPSGIDSRELFDLPIGSRMFLSTQEMLRRRLEQETFELQSRRMMSLQLMELRNQHHNNHFLPGLPAGVPVSSPRSSELLMSQNFIASSDATNQDSVQADNEKLLLEETKKSTTTSNITDGNWHQNVDDDDSYLPKSLEHILPDNLFASPTKLAAERRTIFSHASTEAVDTTTPVTSSNNTPVLTSSSPPSKASTPFSRTTSH; from the exons ATGGATGCTTACGAGGCTACAAAACTAGTGATGACAAGGATCCAGAGTTTGGATCCGGAAAACGCTACAAGAATCATGGGTTATATACTGATACAAGACCGAGGGGAGGAGGAGATGATAAGGTTAGCCTTTGGCCCTGAGTCCCTCTTGTTATCTCTCATCAACCAAGCAAAGGCCTATTTGGGGCTTCCTTCAAATACCCCTTCTCCAAAACCTTTAACTCCTCTCGCGAGTCCCATTAGCCCGAACAGCCCTTTCCCTCAAACTTCACCAAGAATCTTGATACCGAATAATAATGGGTTTCATTTGGGGAATCCCTCTTCAACCTCTTATCCAAGAAATAGTCCCCGGCCCGTTTCTTATGCAGCTGTGCTTAATGGTTCTACTACTTGTAGCAACAGTGATAGTAGTAATGGTCCAGGCTCACCAAGTTTGCATTTCTATGGCGGTAATGATTTTGGGGACGAGTTCTTGAACGGCGGTGGGCCAGTGCAACGTCAAGTTCAGGATCAGTTACCATTCCTAGACGATTCAGTGGTGGATCCAATAATGAGTCCGAGTGGGAGGAGTGATTCTTTGATGTTCCCTTATGGTGAGGATTTGAACAGCATTCCATCTCCTCATCCCCACCCATTTCACCGGGGGGATTGTTCTGTAAATGATGCTGCTTTTCTTTCTAATCTTGAAGAAGTGGGTGGTGGTGGAAGTGGATTTGGATGGAGACCTTGCATGTACTTTGCAAGAGGGTTTTGCAAAAATGGAAGTTCTTGCAAGTTCTTGCACAGTGATATTGGTGGTGGTGAAGCAATTGAGGTGGGGTCTCCAAGTTCAATGTTTGATGAGTTCTTGAGAATGAAAGCCcttcagcagcagcagcagcagcagagaTTTGCACTCATGTCTCCCAGAGGTCATCATCCTTTTCCTTACAACAAGCGCATGAGCTTTCTGAACGAAAATCTGAG GCATGACTATTCTTCAATGGGATTGGCTGCTGGTGCAAGTCCAAGCTCCCGGCAAATTTACTTGACGTTTCCAGCTGACAGTACATTCAAGGAAGAAGATGTTTCCAGTTACTTTAG CATGTTTGGACCGGTGGAAGATGTTAGAATTCCATACCAGCAGAAACGAATGTTTGGGTTCGTTACATTTGCCTACCCAGAGACTGTAAGACTCATTTTGGCTAAAGGGAACCCTCACTTTTTGTGTGATTCTCGTGTGCTTGTCAAACCATACAAGGAGAAAGGAAAGATCCCGGACAG GAAACAGTTGCAGCAACAACATCAACACCTGGAGAGGGGGGAGTATTCACCTTGTTTAAGCCCGTCTGGGATTGATTCCAGGGAGCTATTTGATCTCCCTATTG GATCAAGAATGTTTCTGAGTACACAAGAGATGCTTAGGAGAAGATTGGAGCAGGAAACCTTTGAACTTCAAAGTAGGAGGATGATGAGTTTACAACTGATGGAACTGAGAAATCAGCACCATAACAATCATTTTCTGCCAGGCCTGCCGGCTGGTGTCCCGGTTTCCTCTCCAAGATCGTCTGAGTTGCTGATGagtcaaaattttattgcttCTTCGGATGCTACTAATCAAGATAGCGTGCAAG CTGACAATGAGAAGCTGCTGTTAGAAGAAACTAAAAaatccaccaccacctccaacATCACTGATGGCAACTGGCACCAGAATGTCGATGATGACGACTCTTATCTCCCCAAAAG TTTGGAGCATATCCTACCCGATAACCTTTTTGCCTCTCCAACAAAATTAGCCGCTGAACGTAGGACCATTTTCTCTCATGCTTCAACTGAAGCTGTTGATACCACCACACCAGTAACATCCTCTAACAACACCCCTGTGCTAACTAGCAGTTCTCCACCCAGCAAGGCTTCTACACCCTTCTCCCGAACGACGAG CCATTGA